The nucleotide window AGGACCGCGCGCCCAGAGGTAGCGGCGGTGCGCGCCATCGCTTCAGCCGGTGCATGTCCCATCCGGCGTTCTTCCCTGAACCGGTCGACGATGAAGAGCGCGTAGTCCACCCCGACCGCCAGACCAATCATGGAAATCATGTTGAGCGCGTAGACCGACATCGAGGTCACCCGACCCAGGAGCAGCGTCAACCCCACCGCCCCGGCGATGGAAACGATCGACAACACGATCGGAATTCCAGCCGCCACCAGCGCGCCGAACACAAGGATCAGCACCAGCAAAGCCGCTGGAAGACCAAACACTTCCGAACGGATGAGATCGTGTTCGGTCATCTCGTCGAATGCGTCATCGAACCGATCTTCGCTAACGAAATGCACCGTGACGCCATTCGAGTCGGCTGCGGCAAGCACCGCGGCATCAGCTGCATCGCGTTCGCCACTGGGACGATATGGGATCAGGGTGGTCGTTCCATCGGCTGACCTCAGCGTGTCTGCCCGCTCATCCCCAGCTTCGTTCGCTTCGTACCAGGTGATGGCGGTCGCTCCATTCGTCTCGAGCGCCCGCGCCAGCGATTCCACCGCGGTGTGGTAGGCGGGGTCATCCAGTGTCATTCCAGCGGATTCGACGACCAGCAGCTCGGGATAGTCGTCTGATTGATCTTCCGCTCCCCACTCGCTCTCGAGGAGCCGATCGGCCTGCACCGATTCTGGCTCTGAGATGAACTGATTCTCTGTACCGAGCTCTCCGCCGGCCACCGCGGCGAGCGTGACGAGCAGCACCAGTCCAGCCATCCAAATCAGGATCGTACGTCGCGGAGAGGAAAATGAATATCGAGGCAGCGCCTCCTGAAAACCGTTCAACATGGCGGCAGTCATCCATCAACGAAGCCAATCGGCGCTGATCAGCGCCCACACTCGTTGTATCGGCGGGAGATCGACTTGCCGACCGCCGTCCGATGGAATTTGCCATCCGTCGTTTGGTGGTGATTCCGGGAAGCAGATCAGCGGAATGTTGTAGAAGGCCCGTCGCCAGCCGGGAACCGTTTTTCTGCGCGACGCAACGATGCAGCATCTGGGCGATCAGTCGTCGAGCGTAACGAGTCCCTCCCGAAGGGCGTAGAGCGTCGCCTGCGTACGGCTGGCAAGTCCCAGCTTGCTCAGGATATGGCTGATGTGGGTGCGCACAGTGGCTTCACTGAGCGAGAGATGCGCGGCTATCTCCTGGTTCGAGTACCCTCTTGCCACCTCGCGCAGCACATCGAGCTCGCGGGTGGTGAGCCCATCGGTGGCCGGAGTTGCCGATGCCGCTTGACTGAGCGCGCTCATGATCCGACCCGCGACCGACGGGTCGATTGGCGATTCGCCTCGGTCCACCTGGCGAATCGCCCGCACGAGGTCCTCCGGTGAGGAGTCCTTGAGCAGGTAGCCGCGCGCCCCAGCGCGAATCGCCGGGAGAACCTTTTCATCGGTCACGAAGCTGGTCAGCACCAGAATGCGCG belongs to Thermomicrobiales bacterium and includes:
- a CDS encoding response regulator transcription factor translates to MSKPIRVFIADDHAIVRKGIRALLSTEPDVDVVGEAGDGARAVERVLALRPDVTLMDLVLPGMEGTEAIARIRTTWPEARILVLTSFVTDEKVLPAIRAGARGYLLKDSSPEDLVRAIRQVDRGESPIDPSVAGRIMSALSQAASATPATDGLTTRELDVLREVARGYSNQEIAAHLSLSEATVRTHISHILSKLGLASRTQATLYALREGLVTLDD